A stretch of DNA from Oreochromis aureus strain Israel breed Guangdong linkage group 23, ZZ_aureus, whole genome shotgun sequence:
TTTTACATTGAAAAAGATTATTCTCAAAATATTCCACAATTTTCAGATTCAGCTTTTTGCAGAAAGGCAAACCACTGCCCATCTTTTCTAAGGTGCTCTTTTTATACTCAGTCTGTTACTAAGATATTGCAAGTTAACAAAATCAATTGCAAAATGTTCTTTGTGATGCTTCTTTGTAGGACAACCTACTTTTCCAGTCTTTAGTTGTTCAAATGTTACTTGAGATGTGCAGCTGCAAATTCAGAATAagcaaacatatttgttaaaattgtaaattttctcagtttaaacatttgatcttttctgtgttctattgtaaataaaatatgggtttgtaagatttgaaaatcattgttttctgtttttattcacattttacagggttgttgtttttttttcaaattgagtttgttctttatttttatatatacaacTTCTTTATTAGCGTTGATGTTTATTTATCAGTCAGTCAATCAAAAAACATGGgcaaataaaatgatgaaatcTTTGCCCCAATCCAAATACCTCCTTAGCACATTACTAAACATTTCctgttcaaaataaaacttccccttacacaaacataaacattttTGGACGTTTACATAGAGCTCTATTTTCTGGTGGTGTGTGAGGAAATATTCAAATGCTGCCCTCTGCTGCGCGAACGTTAAATGGGTCGTAATGCTCACTTCAAAACAGTGCGTGCcgaataaaataaatgcaaaaatactttgcaattaaataaatatatagatgtttaaataattaaattcatTAATTAAATCAATACATATATTTACTGTGCTATAAAGAAATAACCGGTTGCTATTCCCTGTTATTGCATCTCATCCGGAACCTTAGCGGTACGTTTTACCGGCGGCCTCTTTTCCGTGTTGCACAAAACAATAACTGCAGACCAGCACACCTTCAAAACGATGTGGAGCTCAGTGGGGTTGAGTGTTATTAACGTTGTGTGGTCTTCTCTGGCTTTGTGCTTCCTCGTTGCTTTTTGTGCCCACAAAGTGTCGCGACTGTTGCCGAGAAGATTTGACACGTGTCGCGCTTACGTTTTATTTCAGGACCTAATTCGTTAcggaaaaactaaacagagcttaAAGCGAGACGACTGGCTGCGGGTTTTTGACGTCCCAAAAAGGTGACAGTGAATGAGAGAACTTTACTGTAATGTATTTTATATCCTACTATATCTAACCGAACATTTAGGTGGTTTTGAATCATTGTTTactttttaaagatttaaacgTGGGATGCTTTTCCCCTTCCAGGTGGTTCTGGCACTTCTATGCAGTCTCTGTTGGCTGGAATGGTCTTCTTCTGGTCTTGTACCTCAGCTTTATATTTCAGCATCAGTATCCTTTGTGGTTGAGCGACTTTTTAGACATTTTGACAGGTGCACCCGGCAGTGACAGTCAAGGTAGGCTAAAGaaaaaatggttgtttttctgtttaattcatttttgtGTCTGATTTTAGTGTTGTCTGCAGTCCCAAAGCTGTCCACTGTCCTGGTGCAGCTGTTGCTGTGGGTCCACTCCCTCAGGAGGCTGCTGGAGTGCCTGTTTGTCAGTGTTTTCTCTGATGGGGCAATGCACTTGGTACAATACATGTTCGGCCTGGGGTATTACATCATGTTAGGGTTGACGATCCTCTGCTGTGATCGTATGGAAAAAGGTTTGAGTTGGTGCTTTCTATGTGCATAATTCCCTGCTTCATCTGCTTTGCGGTATTGATGCTTCCACCATTTCTTTTAGAGAGAAGCACCCTCCTCTCTCAGCTGGACTGGTTGCAGGTTGCTGGGTTTGTGCTCTTCATTTGGGCCTCATGGCTGCAGCATCAGTCCATGGTCCTGCTGGCCAGGCTTCGCACTGGAAAGTCAGGTAAACCTATGGtactctctctcgctctgtttttttgtttgtttttgtttttgttttt
This window harbors:
- the srd5a3 gene encoding polyprenol reductase, which gives rise to MWSSVGLSVINVVWSSLALCFLVAFCAHKVSRLLPRRFDTCRAYVLFQDLIRYGKTKQSLKRDDWLRVFDVPKRWFWHFYAVSVGWNGLLLVLYLSFIFQHQYPLWLSDFLDILTGAPGSDSQVPKLSTVLVQLLLWVHSLRRLLECLFVSVFSDGAMHLVQYMFGLGYYIMLGLTILCCDRMEKERSTLLSQLDWLQVAGFVLFIWASWLQHQSMVLLARLRTGKSGTVETLTHRVPEGGWFELVSCPHYFAELLIYISLSFVFRGLSFTWWLVVLYVLFNQALAGQLCHDLYVSKYKSYPRHRRAFIPFVL